A stretch of the Streptomyces venezuelae genome encodes the following:
- a CDS encoding winged helix-turn-helix transcriptional regulator encodes MTAHRPGASHCGIDAAMEIISGKWKVLILWALAERPRRFGELRRMIPGVTEKVLAAQLRELETDGILHREAYDEVPPRVEYSLTPLGVELNEALAPLGAWGGKHLVPDAHRPVQAMPTVNAAR; translated from the coding sequence ATGACGGCGCACCGTCCGGGAGCGAGTCACTGCGGCATCGACGCGGCCATGGAGATCATCAGCGGCAAGTGGAAGGTGCTCATCCTGTGGGCACTGGCGGAGCGTCCCCGGCGCTTCGGGGAGCTCCGCCGGATGATCCCGGGGGTCACCGAGAAGGTCCTCGCGGCGCAGCTCCGCGAACTGGAGACGGACGGCATCCTGCACCGCGAGGCGTACGACGAGGTCCCCCCGCGGGTGGAGTACTCGCTCACCCCGCTCGGGGTGGAACTGAACGAGGCGCTGGCGCCCCTCGGCGCCTGGGGCGGCAAGCACCTCGTCCCGGACGCCCACCGGCCGGTTCAGGCGATGCCGACGGTGAACGCGGCCCGGTAG
- a CDS encoding SGNH/GDSL hydrolase family protein codes for MRTTTERRRARTAFAGAAAAAAVLVGAVTGCQSEGPGAGGERGAQNAVRPSPSPTPRWNTSPASIAAVGDSITRGFDACSVLADCPEASWATGDDPEVQSLASRLLGSTEAPSRSWNHAATGSRMADLPGQLAAAAGNRPDLVTVMVGSNDACRPTASAMTPVAEFRADFEKGLAELRKTAPKTQVYVSSVPDLLRLWQTGKDSPLGRQIWKLGICPSMLADAGSVTPAAVARREQVRARVVAYNEVLREVCAKDTLCRWDGGAVFQYPFSVEQLSKWDWFHPGKNGQARLAELAHRQVTAAEPPI; via the coding sequence ATGCGCACCACCACCGAGCGCCGGCGTGCGCGGACGGCGTTCGCGGGGGCGGCGGCAGCAGCAGCGGTCCTGGTGGGGGCGGTGACAGGCTGTCAGAGCGAGGGACCGGGGGCCGGCGGGGAGCGGGGCGCGCAGAACGCCGTGCGCCCCTCTCCCTCCCCCACCCCGCGCTGGAACACCTCTCCCGCGTCCATCGCCGCTGTGGGTGACTCCATCACCCGCGGTTTCGATGCCTGTTCGGTTCTCGCGGACTGCCCGGAGGCCTCCTGGGCCACCGGGGACGACCCGGAGGTCCAGTCCCTGGCCAGCCGGCTGCTGGGCAGCACCGAGGCCCCGTCGCGGAGCTGGAACCACGCCGCCACCGGTTCCCGGATGGCGGACCTGCCCGGGCAGCTGGCGGCGGCGGCCGGGAACCGGCCCGATCTGGTCACGGTGATGGTCGGGTCGAACGACGCCTGCCGTCCGACGGCTTCGGCGATGACGCCGGTGGCGGAGTTCCGGGCCGATTTCGAGAAGGGGCTGGCGGAACTGCGCAAGACCGCCCCGAAGACCCAGGTGTACGTCTCCAGCGTGCCGGACCTGCTGCGGCTGTGGCAGACCGGCAAGGACAGCCCGCTGGGCCGGCAGATCTGGAAGCTGGGGATCTGCCCGTCGATGCTGGCGGACGCAGGGTCGGTGACGCCGGCCGCGGTGGCCCGCCGCGAGCAGGTGCGGGCGCGGGTGGTGGCGTACAACGAGGTCTTGCGCGAGGTGTGCGCGAAGGACACGCTGTGCCGCTGGGACGGGGGTGCGGTGTTCCAGTACCCGTTCTCGGTGGAGCAGTTGAGCAAGTGGGACTGGTTCCATCCGGGCAAGAACGGGCAGGCCCGGCTCGCGGAGCTGGCGCACCGCCAGGTGACGGCGGCCGAACCACCGATCTAG
- a CDS encoding beta-glucosidase, translated as MTDADQIRNDVVEAALGKLDLDTKARLLAGQDMWSLPAIPGIGLASLVMSDGPIGVRGVRWTADDPSIALPSPTALAAAWDPETARRAGRLLAQEARRKGVHVLLAPTVNLHRSPLGGRHFECYSEDPHLTGETGTGYVRGVQEGGVGTIVKHFVGNDAETERFTVDSVIAPRPLHELYLAPFEAIVRNARPWGIMTAYNQVNGTTMTEHRHLVGEVLRGAWGFDGCNVSDWMAARSTVRGILGGLDVAMPGPQTVYGPALADSVRSGAVQESAVDEAVRNVLRLAARAGLLEGAPAVVTEAPPAVDGQALAREIAARGMVLVRNEGGALPLDPGQGRTVALIGAAARDARVLGGGSATVFPERVVSPLDGLTAALPPGTLRYAVGADPGDEPVPAGQGFVLRAVCRDAAGTVLGEGSLPSGQVQWIGDDLPAGATYETMATIEVTGTFTPRETGEHAFGTRGLGAFTLSVGGRVLWEGVQQMGDEADPFEAFFGAPSERGRVHLTAAEPTEVSLVFTVPDTSALPLKAIMFSLLHLGPRRDADELIAEAVAAARSADTAVVVVATTERVESEGFDRKDLALPGRQDDLVRAVAAVNPNTVVVVNAGSPVELPWREEVAAVLLTWFPGQEGGAALADVLLGAVEPGGRLPTTWPAVLADAPVTEVVPTEGRLEYCEGLFIGYRAYERQGITPAYAFGHGLGYTDWRYESLEVTGSTARVRLTNTGSRPGREVVQIYLAPDGDAHGRPAAWLAAFAGVEAGPGESVEAEIALPVRAFEIWDEEAAGWRRIGGRYEVRASHSSADTRLRATLEL; from the coding sequence GTGACCGATGCCGATCAGATCCGCAACGACGTCGTGGAAGCCGCGCTCGGCAAGCTCGACCTCGACACCAAGGCCCGGCTCCTGGCCGGCCAGGACATGTGGAGCCTGCCCGCGATCCCCGGGATCGGTCTGGCGTCCCTGGTGATGTCCGACGGCCCGATCGGGGTCCGCGGGGTCCGCTGGACCGCCGACGACCCCTCGATCGCCCTGCCCTCCCCGACCGCGCTCGCCGCCGCCTGGGACCCCGAGACGGCCCGCCGGGCCGGCCGGCTGCTCGCCCAGGAGGCCCGCCGCAAGGGCGTCCACGTGCTGCTCGCCCCCACCGTCAACCTGCACCGGTCCCCGCTGGGCGGCCGGCACTTCGAGTGCTACTCCGAGGACCCCCACCTCACCGGCGAGACCGGGACCGGCTACGTCCGCGGCGTCCAGGAAGGGGGCGTGGGCACCATCGTCAAGCACTTCGTCGGCAACGACGCCGAGACCGAGCGCTTCACCGTCGACAGCGTCATCGCCCCGCGCCCGCTGCACGAGCTCTACCTGGCCCCCTTCGAGGCCATCGTCAGGAACGCCCGCCCCTGGGGCATCATGACGGCCTACAACCAGGTCAACGGCACCACCATGACCGAGCACCGCCACCTGGTGGGCGAAGTGCTCCGCGGCGCATGGGGATTCGACGGCTGCAACGTCTCCGACTGGATGGCCGCCCGGTCCACCGTCCGCGGCATCCTCGGCGGGCTGGACGTGGCCATGCCCGGCCCGCAGACCGTCTACGGGCCCGCCCTCGCCGATTCCGTCCGCTCCGGCGCGGTCCAGGAGAGCGCCGTGGACGAGGCCGTCCGCAATGTGCTGCGGCTGGCCGCCCGGGCCGGTCTGCTGGAGGGCGCCCCGGCCGTGGTCACCGAGGCCCCGCCGGCCGTGGACGGGCAGGCGCTGGCCCGGGAGATCGCCGCCCGCGGCATGGTCCTGGTCCGCAACGAGGGCGGCGCCCTGCCCCTGGACCCCGGGCAGGGCCGGACGGTCGCCCTCATCGGCGCCGCCGCCCGCGATGCCCGCGTGCTCGGCGGCGGATCCGCCACCGTCTTCCCCGAGCGGGTGGTCTCCCCGCTCGACGGCCTCACCGCCGCCCTCCCGCCCGGCACCCTCCGCTACGCCGTCGGCGCCGACCCCGGCGATGAACCCGTCCCCGCCGGCCAGGGCTTCGTCCTGCGCGCCGTCTGCCGGGACGCCGCCGGTACCGTGCTCGGCGAGGGCAGCCTGCCCTCCGGCCAAGTGCAGTGGATCGGGGACGACCTGCCGGCCGGAGCCACGTACGAGACCATGGCCACCATCGAGGTCACCGGCACGTTCACCCCGCGCGAGACCGGCGAACACGCCTTCGGCACCCGCGGGCTGGGCGCCTTCACCCTCTCCGTCGGCGGCAGGGTGCTGTGGGAGGGCGTCCAGCAGATGGGCGACGAGGCCGACCCCTTCGAGGCCTTCTTCGGCGCCCCCAGCGAGCGCGGCCGGGTCCACCTCACCGCGGCCGAGCCCACCGAGGTCTCCCTGGTCTTCACGGTCCCCGACACCAGCGCACTGCCCCTCAAGGCCATCATGTTCTCGCTGCTCCACCTCGGGCCGCGGCGGGACGCCGACGAACTGATCGCCGAGGCCGTGGCCGCCGCCCGGTCCGCGGACACCGCCGTCGTGGTCGTCGCCACCACCGAGCGCGTGGAGTCCGAGGGCTTCGACCGCAAGGACCTGGCCCTGCCGGGCCGCCAGGACGACCTGGTCCGGGCGGTGGCCGCGGTCAACCCGAACACCGTGGTGGTCGTGAACGCCGGCTCCCCGGTGGAACTGCCCTGGCGCGAGGAGGTCGCCGCCGTACTGCTGACCTGGTTCCCCGGCCAGGAGGGCGGGGCCGCACTGGCCGACGTCCTGCTCGGGGCCGTAGAGCCGGGCGGGCGGCTGCCCACCACCTGGCCGGCCGTGCTCGCCGACGCGCCGGTGACCGAGGTGGTCCCGACGGAGGGCCGGCTGGAGTACTGCGAGGGCCTGTTCATCGGCTACCGCGCCTACGAGCGGCAGGGCATCACGCCCGCCTACGCCTTCGGGCACGGACTCGGCTACACCGACTGGAGGTACGAGTCCCTGGAGGTCACCGGCAGCACCGCACGGGTCCGCCTCACCAACACCGGCAGCCGCCCCGGCCGCGAGGTGGTCCAGATCTACCTGGCCCCGGACGGGGACGCCCACGGCCGCCCGGCCGCCTGGCTGGCCGCGTTCGCGGGCGTCGAGGCGGGCCCCGGCGAAAGCGTCGAGGCCGAGATCGCGCTGCCGGTCCGGGCCTTCGAGATCTGGGACGAGGAGGCCGCCGGTTGGCGGCGGATCGGCGGGCGCTACGAGGTCCGGGCGAGCCACTCCTCCGCCGACACCCGGCTGAGGGCCACCCTGGAACTCTGA
- a CDS encoding DUF3145 domain-containing protein, with protein MTTRGVLYVHSAPRALCPHVEWAVAGVLGVRVNLDWIRQPASPGTWRAEFSWQAEPGTASKLASALRGWHLLRFEVTAEPCSTAEGERYSSTPELGIFHAVTGMHGDILIPEDRLRAALARSARGETELEGEIAKLLGKPWDDELEPFRYAGEGAPVRWLHQVV; from the coding sequence GTGACGACACGTGGAGTTCTGTACGTGCACTCCGCACCGCGCGCGCTCTGCCCGCATGTGGAATGGGCGGTCGCGGGCGTGCTCGGAGTACGGGTGAACCTCGACTGGATCAGGCAGCCCGCCTCGCCGGGCACCTGGAGAGCCGAGTTCTCCTGGCAGGCCGAACCCGGCACCGCCTCGAAGCTCGCCTCCGCCCTGCGCGGCTGGCACCTGCTGCGCTTCGAGGTCACCGCCGAACCCTGCTCCACGGCCGAAGGCGAACGCTACAGCTCCACCCCGGAGCTGGGGATCTTCCACGCCGTCACCGGAATGCACGGCGACATCCTGATCCCCGAGGACCGGCTGCGCGCCGCCCTGGCCCGGTCCGCCCGCGGCGAGACCGAACTGGAGGGGGAGATCGCCAAGCTGCTCGGCAAGCCCTGGGACGACGAGCTGGAGCCCTTCCGGTACGCCGGCGAAGGCGCCCCCGTCCGCTGGCTCCACCAGGTGGTCTGA
- a CDS encoding intradiol ring-cleavage dioxygenase gives MTDDDTSRTSRRTLLLAAGSAGLAGLAGLATACSGPAASGGAAARQPAGAAGRATTGSTPGCVLTPESGEGPYYVAKERIRSDITEGQTGVPLRLDLTVVGMASGCRPMPGVEIDVWQAGSDGEYSIGKASWLRGTQVTDGSGRCVFRTIVPGWYAGLAPHIHFKVRPDARSHTTSVFYLPEDMLLKVYAAQPYARRKAPAQPNGRDARYRDHGRAMTLAPVTEGTGYRAAFTVGIA, from the coding sequence ATGACCGACGACGACACCTCCCGGACGAGCCGCCGGACACTTCTGCTGGCCGCCGGATCGGCCGGGCTCGCCGGTCTGGCCGGGCTGGCCACGGCCTGCTCCGGCCCGGCCGCATCCGGCGGGGCGGCGGCCCGGCAGCCCGCGGGGGCGGCGGGGCGCGCCACCACCGGCAGCACCCCGGGCTGCGTCCTGACCCCCGAGTCGGGCGAGGGACCGTACTACGTCGCCAAGGAGCGGATCCGCTCGGACATCACCGAGGGGCAGACGGGGGTACCGCTGCGGCTGGACCTGACGGTGGTCGGGATGGCCTCGGGCTGCCGTCCGATGCCGGGGGTCGAGATCGACGTCTGGCAGGCCGGCTCCGACGGCGAGTACTCCATCGGCAAGGCCTCCTGGCTCCGCGGCACCCAGGTCACCGACGGCTCCGGCCGCTGTGTGTTCCGGACGATCGTCCCGGGCTGGTACGCGGGGCTGGCCCCGCACATCCACTTCAAGGTGCGCCCGGATGCCCGCAGCCACACCACCTCGGTGTTCTACCTCCCCGAGGACATGCTGCTGAAGGTGTACGCGGCCCAGCCGTACGCCCGCCGCAAGGCCCCGGCCCAGCCCAACGGCCGGGACGCCCGGTACCGGGACCACGGCCGCGCCATGACCCTGGCCCCGGTCACGGAGGGCACCGGCTACCGGGCCGCGTTCACCGTCGGCATCGCCTGA
- a CDS encoding TetR/AcrR family transcriptional regulator, with amino-acid sequence MPRARSEERRGEIVRAALEVIAERGYRGASLNTVAERVGLTQQGLLHYFPTKEALLVAVLEERDRWDTGGGSRTAAGQWRLDLLASLVDYNAMRPGIVQTFSALLGESVTEGHPAREFFTDRYAQVRAEMAEVLRTEFGDRLPSGLTPEAAAPLLTAVMDGLQYQWLLDPAAVDMPAAFRAFVTLLQGSAPA; translated from the coding sequence ATGCCGAGGGCCAGGAGCGAGGAGCGGCGGGGCGAGATCGTGCGCGCCGCCCTCGAAGTGATCGCGGAACGCGGTTACCGGGGCGCCTCCCTGAACACCGTCGCGGAGCGGGTGGGCCTCACCCAGCAGGGCCTGCTGCACTACTTCCCGACCAAGGAGGCCCTGCTCGTCGCGGTGCTGGAGGAACGCGACCGGTGGGACACCGGCGGCGGCTCCCGCACCGCGGCCGGGCAGTGGCGGCTGGACCTGCTGGCCTCGCTGGTGGACTACAACGCGATGCGGCCGGGCATTGTGCAGACCTTCTCGGCCCTGCTGGGCGAGAGCGTGACGGAGGGCCATCCGGCCCGGGAGTTCTTCACCGACCGCTACGCCCAGGTCCGGGCGGAGATGGCGGAGGTGCTGCGCACGGAGTTCGGCGACCGGCTGCCCTCCGGTCTCACCCCGGAGGCGGCGGCCCCGCTGCTGACGGCGGTGATGGACGGCCTCCAGTACCAGTGGCTGCTGGACCCCGCCGCAGTGGACATGCCGGCCGCCTTCCGGGCCTTCGTCACCCTGTTGCAGGGATCCGCCCCCGCCTGA